The proteins below are encoded in one region of Stenotrophomonas bentonitica:
- a CDS encoding PIG-L deacetylase family protein, whose product MDAVATRIEGRGTPESDWETCAWLKALPSVQADTVLLGARRLIVVSPHPDDEVLACGGLMQAALAEGCHVLVVSVTDGEACYPDHPRWTQARLRDARRRELASAMQALGMDATHVSALGIPDGTVALHEPDLAAHLAGRLLPGDVVVAPWVRDAHPDHEAVGRAALAAAGSCGARALQYPVWAWHWLDPAPAAAPWPSAQRISLCADSQARKQRAMAAFATQTGTVGDLECEPILPEHVLARFRRPYEVLIG is encoded by the coding sequence GTGGACGCTGTAGCGACGCGTATCGAGGGACGGGGCACACCCGAGTCCGACTGGGAAACCTGCGCCTGGCTGAAGGCACTGCCGTCGGTGCAGGCCGATACGGTGCTGCTTGGAGCGCGGCGGTTGATCGTGGTGTCACCACACCCTGACGATGAGGTTCTGGCCTGCGGTGGGTTGATGCAGGCGGCACTGGCTGAGGGATGCCATGTGCTGGTGGTGTCGGTGACCGACGGCGAGGCCTGCTATCCGGACCACCCGCGCTGGACGCAGGCCCGGCTGCGCGATGCCCGCCGCCGCGAATTGGCCAGCGCGATGCAGGCGCTGGGCATGGACGCAACCCATGTCAGCGCGCTCGGCATTCCCGATGGCACGGTTGCACTGCACGAACCCGACCTCGCCGCGCATCTGGCGGGTCGCTTGCTGCCGGGTGATGTGGTGGTAGCGCCATGGGTGCGCGATGCGCATCCGGACCATGAAGCGGTGGGACGGGCGGCGCTGGCAGCGGCGGGCAGTTGCGGCGCGCGTGCGCTGCAGTACCCGGTGTGGGCTTGGCACTGGCTGGACCCTGCGCCCGCAGCAGCGCCCTGGCCCAGCGCGCAGCGCATTTCCCTGTGCGCCGATTCACAGGCGCGCAAGCAACGCGCGATGGCGGCTTTCGCCACGCAGACCGGCACGGTGGGCGACCTGGAGTGCGAGCCGATCCTGCCCGAACACGTCCTGGCGCGTTTCCGCCGCCCCTACGAGGTACTGATCGGATGA
- a CDS encoding Fic family protein: MASRWIWQNPDWPSFQWQQAELAPLLRACAQAQGQLTGMVDAENDAERAEDALDALLANVITSSAIEGERLNVASVRSSLARRLGMDAQVAISARSEGLADLTLDAVTQIERPLDLQRMLQWHKWLFPADDSFLPSRIRVGALRGDEPMQVVSGRVDRPTVHFEAPPRNGLEAQLDAFFDWFSATRHDPHLDPLLRAGVAHFWLITLHPFDDGNGRLTRAVTDLALAQEQPHVIRFHAMSASILHDRAGYYRVLEESQKGGMDITAWLQWFLETLLHSLLQATTRIDSVLAKARFWRQHPQYALAAEQVKVLNRLLDGGERAFEAGISASQYRAVAGVSRATASRHLADLVEKGCLRRLPGGGRSTRYEINEVTALPRPAANP; the protein is encoded by the coding sequence ATGGCTTCCCGCTGGATATGGCAGAACCCCGACTGGCCTTCGTTCCAGTGGCAGCAGGCTGAGCTGGCGCCGCTGCTGCGGGCGTGTGCCCAGGCCCAAGGACAATTGACCGGGATGGTGGACGCCGAGAACGACGCCGAGCGCGCCGAAGACGCGCTCGATGCCCTGCTGGCCAACGTGATCACTTCGTCGGCGATCGAAGGCGAGCGCTTGAACGTGGCGTCGGTGCGCTCCTCCCTTGCACGGCGGCTGGGCATGGACGCGCAGGTCGCCATCAGCGCCCGTAGCGAGGGGCTGGCCGACCTGACCCTGGACGCCGTTACGCAGATTGAGCGCCCGCTGGACCTGCAGCGCATGCTCCAGTGGCACAAGTGGCTGTTCCCCGCCGACGACAGCTTTCTTCCCTCCCGGATCCGGGTGGGTGCCCTGCGCGGCGACGAACCCATGCAGGTGGTCTCGGGGCGTGTCGACCGGCCCACGGTGCATTTCGAGGCGCCACCCCGTAATGGGCTTGAGGCTCAGCTGGACGCGTTCTTCGACTGGTTTTCCGCCACCCGCCATGACCCGCACCTGGACCCCTTGCTGCGAGCCGGTGTCGCACACTTCTGGTTGATCACCCTGCATCCGTTCGACGACGGCAACGGTCGCCTGACGCGGGCGGTGACCGACCTGGCGCTGGCGCAGGAGCAGCCCCACGTGATCCGCTTCCATGCGATGTCAGCCAGCATCCTGCATGACCGCGCGGGTTACTACCGGGTGCTGGAAGAGAGCCAGAAGGGGGGGATGGACATCACCGCGTGGCTGCAGTGGTTCCTGGAAACGCTCCTGCACAGCCTGCTCCAGGCCACCACGCGGATCGATTCGGTGCTGGCCAAGGCACGCTTCTGGCGGCAGCATCCGCAGTACGCGCTGGCCGCCGAGCAGGTGAAAGTGCTGAACCGGCTGCTGGATGGCGGCGAGCGCGCCTTCGAAGCCGGAATCAGTGCCAGCCAGTACCGCGCCGTGGCCGGGGTCTCACGCGCCACGGCGTCGCGCCACCTGGCCGATCTGGTGGAGAAGGGCTGCCTGCGCCGCCTCCCGGGAGGCGGTCGTAGCACCCGCTACGAAATCAATGAAGTGACTGCTCTACCGCGTCCTGCAGCGAACCCTTGA
- a CDS encoding ATP-binding protein — MSSWNVSDRALDVSGCAREPIRTPGAIQPYGLILVLCPQTLVVKERAIARADLLEAFGDPLGRPIDEILGGALARCRPSLESIKPDTTQFLGAHPIGPHGGHQTLAHRLGDDLIVELEAPVPGEPGSLEDLYPAIRRFMEAIERVETTRELCELASVQIRELTGFDRTLVYQFDKDWNGAVVAEDGNGVLPSYLDLRFPESDIPAQARALYRQNRVRLIADSNYQSVALVRSADHTATGPTDLSPAMLRSVSPVHLQYMRNMGTGASMSVSLLREGELWGLISCHNAQPKRVPYHVRTACEFIGQILSLQISLKERAAVVEARIARRAIQVRLLGRMAGDTDFMSALGRDQHNLLALTHSSGAAIVHRGECLLHGECPSRAQVLELVQWLSVQQHEGDLYCTDRLPLLWKPAEAFADVASGVLAISISQIHDSFVLWFRPEVVRTVRWGGDPRKEETGLPLSPRTSFEGWKETVQLQSLPWDDVDRDAALELRTAIVDIVLRKAEEMAALNEQLLRSNKELEAFSYSVSHDLRAPFRHIVGYSELLGSSAGERLNESEKRFLATIVESAQSAGTLVDDLLSFSQMGRSTMGQISMDMTALVEDVRHKLDMEYAGRSIRWQLPHLPRVQADPGMLRLVWQNLLSNAIKFTRDSAEPTIEVGHQRGETEDVFFVKDNGCGFDMRYVDKLFGVFQRLHHADEYEGTGIGLANVHRIVTRHGGRTWAEGQVGEGATFFFTIPFVTGDNA; from the coding sequence ATGTCGTCCTGGAATGTGAGTGACCGCGCGCTGGATGTGTCCGGCTGCGCCCGAGAGCCGATCCGCACACCAGGTGCCATCCAACCCTACGGCCTGATCCTTGTCCTCTGCCCGCAGACGCTCGTGGTCAAGGAGCGCGCGATAGCACGTGCGGACCTGCTGGAGGCATTCGGCGATCCACTGGGACGCCCGATCGACGAGATACTGGGTGGCGCCCTGGCCCGCTGCAGGCCGTCGCTGGAATCCATCAAGCCCGACACCACGCAGTTCCTCGGCGCGCACCCCATCGGTCCCCATGGCGGGCACCAGACCCTGGCCCACCGGCTCGGCGATGACCTGATTGTTGAACTGGAAGCACCCGTGCCGGGCGAACCGGGTTCGCTGGAAGACCTGTACCCGGCCATCCGCCGCTTCATGGAAGCGATCGAGCGGGTGGAGACCACCCGCGAGCTGTGCGAGCTGGCCTCGGTGCAGATCCGCGAGCTGACCGGGTTCGACCGCACCTTGGTCTACCAGTTCGACAAGGACTGGAACGGTGCGGTGGTGGCCGAAGACGGCAACGGCGTGCTGCCCAGCTACCTGGACCTGCGCTTTCCCGAGTCGGACATCCCGGCACAGGCGCGTGCGCTGTACCGGCAGAACCGCGTGCGCCTGATTGCCGACAGCAACTACCAGTCGGTGGCTCTGGTGCGCAGCGCCGACCACACCGCTACGGGGCCGACCGATCTCAGCCCGGCGATGCTGCGCAGTGTGTCGCCGGTGCACCTGCAGTACATGCGCAACATGGGCACCGGCGCCTCGATGTCGGTGTCGCTGCTGCGCGAAGGCGAGTTGTGGGGTTTGATTTCCTGCCACAACGCGCAGCCCAAGCGCGTGCCTTACCACGTACGCACGGCCTGCGAGTTCATCGGACAGATCCTGTCGCTGCAGATTTCACTGAAGGAACGCGCTGCGGTGGTAGAGGCAAGGATCGCGCGCCGCGCCATCCAGGTCCGCCTGCTGGGCCGCATGGCGGGCGACACCGACTTCATGTCCGCGCTGGGCCGCGACCAGCACAACCTGCTCGCGCTGACCCACTCCAGCGGTGCCGCCATCGTGCACCGGGGCGAATGCCTGCTGCACGGGGAATGCCCCAGCCGCGCACAGGTCCTGGAGCTGGTGCAGTGGCTGAGCGTGCAGCAGCACGAAGGCGACCTGTACTGCACCGACCGGTTGCCGCTGCTCTGGAAACCTGCCGAAGCCTTCGCCGACGTCGCCAGCGGCGTGCTTGCCATTTCAATTTCGCAGATCCACGACAGCTTCGTACTGTGGTTCCGCCCGGAAGTGGTCCGCACCGTGCGCTGGGGCGGTGACCCGCGCAAGGAAGAGACGGGCCTGCCGCTCTCGCCACGCACCTCGTTCGAGGGCTGGAAGGAAACCGTGCAGCTGCAGTCGCTGCCCTGGGATGATGTCGACCGCGATGCCGCGCTGGAACTGCGCACCGCCATCGTCGACATCGTGCTGCGCAAGGCCGAGGAGATGGCCGCATTGAACGAACAGCTCCTGCGCAGCAACAAGGAGCTGGAGGCATTCTCGTATTCGGTCAGCCATGACCTGCGCGCGCCGTTCCGCCACATCGTCGGCTACTCGGAACTACTCGGGTCCTCGGCCGGCGAAAGACTGAACGAGTCAGAAAAGAGATTTCTCGCCACCATCGTGGAGTCCGCACAATCGGCCGGAACGCTGGTGGACGACCTGCTCAGCTTCTCGCAGATGGGCAGGTCCACGATGGGTCAGATCTCGATGGACATGACCGCGCTCGTCGAAGACGTGCGGCACAAGCTGGACATGGAATATGCCGGGCGCTCGATCCGCTGGCAGCTCCCCCATCTGCCGCGCGTTCAGGCAGATCCGGGCATGCTGCGCCTGGTCTGGCAGAACCTGCTGTCCAACGCGATCAAATTCACCCGCGACAGTGCCGAGCCCACCATTGAAGTGGGCCACCAGCGCGGCGAGACGGAAGACGTGTTCTTTGTGAAGGACAACGGCTGCGGTTTCGACATGCGTTACGTGGACAAGCTGTTCGGCGTGTTCCAGCGCCTGCACCATGCCGACGAGTACGAAGGCACCGGCATCGGCCTGGCCAACGTGCACCGCATCGTCACCCGCCACGGCGGCCGCACCTGGGCCGAAGGCCAGGTCGGCGAAGGCGCCACTTTCTTCTTCACGATTCCCTTTGTTACTGGAGACAACGCATGA
- a CDS encoding TonB-dependent receptor plug domain-containing protein: protein MASAVKAALAAALLVTSSIAVAQDSSPPGTPETSTLDTVSVLGSRTKPRTVSSSAVPIDIISGEEFRNQGATDALDQLRVLVPSFNVSTIPIDDAASLIRPANLRGLPPDNTLLLVNGKRFHRAAVITFLGHGLSDGAQGPDLSVFPSLALEQVDVLRDGAAAQYGSDAIAGVINFGLKKIREGGTAEVFAGQFYKGDGLTTQYSAQIGLPLTERGFATLTAEWRKADDTSRSVQRDDAAAAIAAGYPGVGDPAQVWGSPKIDDDLKLVANLGLSTDAVDFYLFGNYAKRDVDGGFYYRDPTSRSGVYSNDGGETLLIGNLTGAGACPTIALRDGAGNLLPYSTVSGAVAALPANCYTFLSGLPGGFTPRFGGKLEDSSIFAGAKGNWGDWYWDVSGSWGRNDIEFIIYNTVNASLGPDQPEGLYFRPGGNTQTEKSVNVDVTRDFETSFTFQPLRLAAGAEWREESFKISPGDGPSTAIGPLTEQGFALGSNGFNGFSTRTAGTFDRRNWAAYADLEAQVTERFLLAGALRFEDYDSFGSTTTGKITGRFDFNERFALRGAYNTGFRAPTPGQANISQISTVFGGTALEDIATLPPTNPIAQLKGARPLTPEESKNVSLGAVWTEGDWLFTLDGYQIKVEDRIALSTSFAVTPEERAALVAGGNPEAASISQVTYFGNAFDTTTTGVDLVTSYRSDHFGGTTTYSLAANWNKTEVDRFDTDFIDEARVYKLEKSLPKTKGYFSVHHQRQIFNANLRFNYYGSFYEDHLDSGVISAADGGLPIYGGSALIVDAEVGWKFDSGLYFSLGAQNLFDRVPGKNPWSGVAGAEYPVHTPYGFNGGFYYARVGWKF from the coding sequence TTGGCATCTGCAGTAAAGGCGGCACTGGCCGCCGCGCTGCTGGTCACCAGCTCCATCGCGGTGGCACAGGACAGCAGCCCTCCGGGCACCCCTGAAACATCCACCCTGGACACGGTCTCGGTCCTCGGCAGCCGTACCAAACCCCGTACCGTTTCATCGTCCGCGGTCCCGATCGACATCATCAGCGGGGAAGAATTCCGCAACCAGGGTGCCACCGACGCACTCGACCAGCTCCGCGTACTGGTTCCCTCGTTCAACGTCAGCACCATTCCCATCGACGACGCCGCCAGCCTGATCCGCCCGGCGAACCTGCGTGGCCTGCCGCCGGACAACACCCTGCTGCTGGTCAACGGCAAGCGCTTCCACCGCGCAGCCGTCATCACCTTCCTGGGCCATGGGCTTTCCGACGGTGCGCAGGGCCCCGACCTCTCGGTGTTCCCCTCCCTCGCGCTGGAGCAGGTAGACGTGCTGCGCGACGGCGCTGCTGCGCAGTACGGCTCGGATGCGATTGCAGGCGTAATCAACTTCGGCCTGAAGAAGATCCGCGAAGGCGGCACTGCCGAAGTGTTCGCCGGTCAGTTCTACAAGGGCGACGGACTCACCACCCAGTACTCGGCGCAGATCGGTCTGCCCCTCACCGAACGCGGCTTTGCCACCCTCACCGCCGAGTGGCGCAAGGCTGACGACACCTCGCGCAGCGTGCAGCGCGACGACGCCGCTGCCGCCATCGCCGCCGGCTACCCGGGCGTAGGCGATCCGGCCCAGGTATGGGGCTCCCCGAAGATCGACGACGACCTGAAGCTGGTCGCCAACCTGGGCCTGAGTACGGATGCGGTGGACTTCTACCTGTTCGGCAACTACGCCAAGCGCGACGTGGACGGCGGGTTCTACTACCGCGACCCCACCTCGCGCTCCGGCGTGTATTCCAACGATGGCGGCGAGACCCTGCTGATCGGCAACCTCACCGGTGCAGGTGCGTGCCCAACCATCGCGCTGCGCGACGGTGCCGGCAACCTGCTGCCGTACAGCACGGTCAGCGGCGCGGTAGCCGCGCTGCCGGCCAACTGCTACACCTTCCTGTCCGGCCTGCCCGGCGGCTTCACCCCGCGCTTTGGCGGAAAGCTGGAAGACAGCTCGATCTTCGCCGGCGCCAAGGGCAACTGGGGCGACTGGTACTGGGACGTGAGCGGCTCCTGGGGCCGCAACGACATCGAGTTCATCATCTATAACACCGTCAACGCATCGTTGGGCCCGGACCAGCCCGAAGGCTTGTACTTCCGCCCCGGCGGCAACACCCAGACCGAAAAAAGCGTCAACGTGGACGTGACCCGCGACTTTGAAACAAGCTTCACCTTCCAGCCCCTGCGCCTGGCCGCCGGTGCCGAATGGCGCGAAGAGAGCTTCAAGATCAGCCCCGGCGACGGCCCCTCCACCGCCATTGGTCCACTGACCGAACAGGGCTTCGCGCTGGGCTCGAACGGCTTCAACGGGTTCAGCACGCGTACCGCCGGCACCTTCGACCGTCGCAACTGGGCGGCCTATGCGGACCTGGAAGCGCAGGTCACCGAACGCTTCCTGCTGGCCGGTGCACTGCGCTTTGAAGACTACGACTCCTTCGGCAGCACCACCACCGGCAAGATCACCGGGCGTTTCGACTTCAACGAACGCTTCGCCCTGCGTGGTGCGTACAACACCGGCTTCCGCGCGCCCACGCCCGGCCAAGCCAACATCAGCCAGATCAGCACCGTGTTCGGCGGCACCGCACTGGAAGACATCGCCACCCTGCCGCCGACCAACCCCATCGCACAGCTCAAGGGCGCGCGGCCGCTGACCCCGGAGGAGTCGAAGAACGTGTCGCTGGGTGCGGTCTGGACCGAGGGCGACTGGCTGTTCACCCTGGATGGTTACCAGATCAAGGTCGAAGACCGCATCGCGCTGAGTACCAGCTTCGCGGTAACCCCGGAAGAACGCGCAGCGCTGGTGGCAGGCGGCAATCCCGAAGCTGCTTCGATCTCACAGGTGACCTATTTCGGCAATGCCTTCGACACCACCACCACCGGCGTGGACCTGGTCACCAGCTATCGCAGCGATCACTTCGGTGGCACTACCACCTACTCGCTGGCGGCGAACTGGAACAAGACCGAAGTCGACCGCTTCGACACCGATTTCATCGACGAAGCCCGCGTCTACAAGCTGGAGAAATCGCTGCCCAAGACCAAGGGCTACTTCAGCGTCCATCACCAGCGGCAGATCTTCAACGCCAACCTGCGCTTCAACTACTACGGTTCCTTCTACGAAGACCATCTGGACAGCGGCGTGATTTCGGCGGCCGACGGCGGCCTGCCGATCTACGGCGGAAGTGCGCTGATCGTGGATGCCGAAGTAGGCTGGAAGTTCGACTCCGGCCTGTACTTCAGCCTCGGCGCGCAGAACCTGTTCGACCGCGTACCGGGCAAAAACCCCTGGTCCGGCGTAGCCGGCGCGGAGTACCCCGTGCACACCCCGTACGGCTTCAACGGCGGGTTCTATTACGCGCGGGTGGGTTGGAAGTTCTGA
- a CDS encoding response regulator has product MRDLRPILLVEDNPKDAELTMAALARCQLLNDVTHVRDGVEALEYLRGQGRYEGAQHGGPVVVLLDLKLPKLNGLEVLKEIRSDSSISSTPVVMLTSSREEPDLVRSYELGVNAFVVKPVDFKEFLEAIQGLGMFWGITNQPPPHGTLFGAKSHRDV; this is encoded by the coding sequence ATGAGAGACCTGCGGCCGATTCTGCTCGTGGAAGACAATCCGAAGGACGCTGAGCTGACGATGGCCGCCCTGGCCCGTTGCCAGCTCCTGAACGATGTCACCCATGTGCGGGACGGCGTCGAGGCGCTGGAGTACCTGCGCGGCCAGGGTCGTTACGAGGGTGCCCAGCATGGCGGCCCGGTGGTGGTGCTGCTGGACCTGAAGCTGCCCAAGCTCAATGGGCTGGAAGTGCTGAAGGAAATCCGCAGCGATTCGTCGATCAGCAGCACCCCGGTGGTGATGCTCACCTCCTCGCGCGAGGAACCGGACCTGGTGCGCAGCTACGAACTGGGCGTGAACGCGTTCGTGGTCAAACCGGTGGACTTCAAGGAGTTCCTGGAAGCCATCCAGGGCCTGGGCATGTTCTGGGGCATCACCAACCAGCCACCGCCGCACGGCACCCTGTTCGGCGCCAAGAGTCATCGCGATGTCTGA
- a CDS encoding acyl-CoA dehydrogenase family protein, with amino-acid sequence MDRLSDHAAPALEAAAREVLTRQPSLPLPGRGHTLERWRLLAALAGRDLCIAKVLEAHYDAQAILADLDASLLGDGTLAAVWAAEGPQATLRFDEDTGTVMGSKPWCSGAGLVDVALVTARHGEGSRLVCIRTDAPGVLLQPQSWHATGMGGIPSGTVQFDHVHAEPVGAQGAYLARPGFWHGGAGIAACWYGAAVALASPLQRSPRVEGDAQTAALLGQIDMALQSSAALLRELAAWIDAMPARPHQPDVIRVRSVVERTCTQVLDVVGRALGPAPMCLDPDHAQRWADLTVFIRQSHADRDWAELGRAVQRQEEPWTL; translated from the coding sequence ATGGACAGGCTCTCCGACCACGCTGCCCCCGCGCTTGAAGCCGCTGCGCGGGAGGTATTGACCCGCCAGCCTTCGCTGCCGCTGCCCGGCCGCGGCCACACGCTGGAGCGCTGGAGATTGCTGGCCGCGTTGGCCGGGCGCGACCTGTGTATTGCCAAGGTGCTGGAAGCGCATTACGACGCACAGGCAATCCTGGCGGACCTGGATGCCTCGTTGCTGGGCGACGGCACGCTGGCGGCGGTGTGGGCCGCAGAGGGACCGCAGGCAACGCTTCGTTTCGATGAGGACACCGGTACGGTCATGGGCAGCAAACCGTGGTGCTCGGGTGCGGGTCTGGTGGATGTCGCACTCGTGACCGCGCGCCACGGCGAGGGTTCCCGGCTGGTGTGCATCCGTACCGACGCGCCGGGCGTACTGCTGCAGCCGCAGAGCTGGCATGCCACCGGCATGGGCGGGATTCCCAGTGGCACCGTGCAGTTCGACCACGTGCATGCCGAACCGGTCGGTGCGCAGGGTGCGTACCTGGCGCGGCCGGGCTTCTGGCATGGCGGCGCCGGGATCGCCGCATGCTGGTATGGCGCTGCAGTAGCCCTGGCGTCGCCGCTGCAGCGCTCGCCGCGGGTCGAGGGCGATGCACAGACGGCGGCACTGCTCGGGCAGATCGACATGGCACTGCAGTCTTCTGCCGCGCTGCTGCGTGAGCTTGCCGCGTGGATCGATGCGATGCCTGCCCGGCCGCACCAGCCAGACGTCATCCGCGTGCGCAGCGTGGTCGAGCGGACCTGCACCCAGGTGCTGGACGTTGTCGGTCGCGCCTTGGGACCGGCGCCGATGTGCCTGGATCCGGACCACGCCCAGCGTTGGGCCGACCTCACGGTGTTCATCCGCCAGAGCCATGCGGATCGCGATTGGGCCGAGCTGGGCAGGGCGGTGCAGCGCCAGGAGGAACCGTGGACGCTGTAG
- a CDS encoding response regulator: MSERLNGASIRILMVEDSALDAELITLQLRRAGIAFTADRTWSEQGMRDALATDAFDVILADHVLPGFSGDAALVLACELAPEVPFIFVSGTLTEELAVEALKRGARDYVVKARLQRLPEAVIRAIKEAQERRHLQQVESDLRDSQQRLHMYAMARDIGELKQAQAQLTASNESLERQVSERTSALHRSESRLQALFESSFQHQILLTLDGRIIDTNSAALDAILAGKDDVRDAIYCESAWFADTDGVPAIVSGAVHDAAAGTASRHELDLRLPTGKRSFEFSFRPLLDHQGSVTAVVAEAVETTARRQAEEALRQSQKIEAVGQLTGGIAHDFNNILTVIAGNVEYAKLLTDRLGDAAGGPARALDNALKGVMRAANVTQRLLAFSRRQPLRNMPVDLNAQVRDMEDMLHRSLGELVQLEMVHHPDIWCVEVDPSQLEASVLNLAVNARDAMPDGGRLVIEVDNAHLDDDFTAQNPDVPPGRYAMLRVRDTGHGMTAETLTRVFEPFFTTKEVGRGTGLGLSMVYGFVKQSGGHVLVDSTPGSGTAITLLFPRSDAPLPQTGQAEQRGLGGYEMQDEATVLVAEDNDDVRAYTVDTLRQLGYRVLEAHDGPSAMRLLERTDVSVDLLFSDIVMPGMSGWELAKRALSHKPALRVLFTSGYPRDIDASGTVGRSIPILAKPFTRTDLAGAIKGSLQDAVEQSLH; encoded by the coding sequence ATGTCTGAACGGTTGAACGGCGCCTCGATCCGCATCCTGATGGTCGAGGACAGCGCGCTGGATGCGGAGTTGATCACGCTGCAGCTGCGCCGCGCCGGTATTGCGTTCACCGCTGACCGCACCTGGTCCGAGCAGGGCATGCGCGACGCGTTGGCCACCGACGCGTTCGACGTGATCCTGGCCGACCACGTGCTGCCCGGTTTCAGTGGCGACGCCGCCCTGGTGCTGGCGTGCGAGCTGGCACCGGAGGTGCCCTTCATCTTCGTTTCCGGCACCCTGACCGAAGAACTGGCGGTCGAAGCGTTGAAGCGTGGCGCGCGCGACTACGTGGTCAAGGCGCGCCTGCAGCGCCTGCCCGAGGCGGTGATACGTGCCATCAAGGAAGCGCAGGAGCGACGCCATCTGCAGCAGGTGGAAAGCGACCTGCGCGACAGCCAGCAGCGACTGCACATGTATGCGATGGCCCGCGACATCGGCGAACTCAAGCAGGCCCAGGCGCAGCTGACCGCCAGCAATGAATCGCTGGAGCGCCAGGTCAGTGAGCGCACCTCGGCCCTGCACCGCAGCGAAAGCCGGCTGCAGGCGCTGTTCGAGTCCAGCTTCCAGCACCAGATCCTGCTGACCCTGGATGGCCGCATCATCGACACCAACTCCGCCGCGCTGGACGCGATCCTGGCCGGCAAGGACGACGTACGCGACGCGATCTACTGCGAGTCGGCCTGGTTCGCCGATACCGACGGCGTACCGGCGATCGTGTCCGGCGCGGTGCACGACGCCGCCGCCGGCACCGCCTCGCGGCACGAGCTGGACCTGCGCCTGCCCACCGGCAAGCGCAGTTTCGAATTCTCATTCCGGCCGCTGCTCGACCACCAGGGCAGCGTGACTGCCGTGGTCGCCGAAGCGGTCGAGACCACCGCCCGCCGCCAGGCGGAGGAAGCCCTGCGCCAGAGCCAGAAGATCGAAGCGGTGGGCCAGCTCACCGGCGGCATCGCGCACGACTTCAACAACATCCTGACCGTCATCGCCGGCAACGTGGAGTACGCCAAGCTGCTTACCGACCGTCTCGGCGACGCCGCCGGTGGCCCGGCACGCGCCCTGGACAACGCACTCAAGGGCGTGATGCGCGCGGCCAACGTGACCCAGCGCCTGCTCGCGTTCTCGCGCCGGCAGCCCCTGCGCAACATGCCGGTGGACCTCAATGCGCAGGTGCGCGACATGGAAGACATGCTGCACCGCTCGCTGGGCGAACTGGTGCAGCTGGAAATGGTGCACCACCCCGACATCTGGTGCGTGGAGGTCGACCCCAGCCAGCTCGAAGCCTCCGTGCTCAACCTGGCGGTCAACGCGCGCGATGCGATGCCCGACGGTGGCCGCCTGGTCATTGAAGTGGACAACGCCCACCTGGATGACGACTTCACCGCGCAGAACCCCGACGTGCCGCCCGGCCGCTACGCCATGCTGCGGGTCCGCGATACCGGCCACGGCATGACCGCGGAAACGCTGACCCGGGTGTTCGAGCCGTTCTTCACCACCAAGGAGGTCGGGCGCGGCACCGGCCTGGGTCTGTCGATGGTGTACGGCTTCGTCAAACAGTCCGGCGGCCACGTACTGGTGGATTCCACGCCGGGCAGCGGCACCGCGATCACCCTGCTGTTCCCGCGCTCGGATGCGCCCCTGCCGCAGACCGGGCAGGCCGAACAACGCGGCCTGGGCGGCTATGAGATGCAGGACGAAGCGACGGTACTCGTGGCCGAAGACAACGACGACGTACGCGCCTACACCGTGGACACCCTGCGCCAGCTCGGCTACCGCGTCCTGGAAGCGCACGACGGCCCTTCCGCCATGCGCCTGCTGGAACGCACCGACGTCAGCGTGGACCTGCTGTTCTCGGACATCGTGATGCCCGGCATGTCCGGCTGGGAACTGGCCAAGCGCGCGTTGTCGCACAAGCCGGCGCTGCGCGTGCTGTTCACCTCGGGCTATCCGCGCGACATCGACGCCAGTGGCACAGTGGGGCGCAGCATTCCCATCCTGGCCAAGCCGTTCACCCGCACCGACCTGGCCGGCGCGATCAAGGGTTCGCTGCAGGACGCGGTAGAGCAGTCACTTCATTGA